The Pedococcus dokdonensis region TGGCCGACAACATCGACCTCGCCGTCGAGCTGGGCGCCAGGACCTTCGTCGCCTGGGGCGGTCGAGAGGGAGCCGAGTCCGGCGCCGCCAAGGACGTCCGGGCGGCCCTCGACCGCTACAAGGAGGCCTTCGACATCCTGGGCGACTACGTGCTCGCCCAGGGCTACGACCTGCAGTTCGCGCTGGAGCCCAAGCCGAACGAGCCGCGCGGCGACATCCTGCTGCCGACCATCGGGCACGCCCTCGCGTTCATCAACGAGCTCGAGCACCCCGAGCTCGTCGGCCTCAACCCCGAGGTCGGCCACGAGGAGATGGCCGGGCTCAACTACGCCCACGGCATCGCCCAGGCCCTGTGGCACGGCAAGCTCTTCCACCTCGACCTCAACGGCCAGCACGGCCCTCGGTTCGACCAGGACCTGCGATTCGGGGCGGGCAACGCGCGTGGCGCCTTCTGGACCGTCGACGTGGTCGAGCACGGCGGCTACCACGGCCCGCGGCACTTCGACTTCAAGCCGCCGCGCACCGAGGACATGGACGGCGTCTGGGCGTCAGCGGCCGGCTGCATGCGCAACTACCTGATCCTCAAGGAGAAGTCGCGGGCCTTCCGGGCGGACCCCGAGGTGCAGGCGGCCCTGGCGGCGGCCCGGCTCGACCAGCTCGCGACGCCGACGGTCGGTGCGGGGGAGTCGCTCGCCGAGCTGCGCGCCGACACGTCGGAGTCGTTCGACCCGGAGCAGGCCGCAGCCCGCGGGATGGCGTTCGAGCACCTCGACCAGCTCGCGCTGGAACACCTCTACGGCGTCAGGTGAGGCTGAGGAGCGCGAGCGCGTAGGCGCACTCGGCGTCGGGATCGGCGTAGGTCTCGCGACCCTCCTCCCCGGCGACCGTCACCACCCACTGCCCGTCCTCGCGGCCCAACGACTCCAGCCGCTCGCCGATGAGCTCGCGGAGCTGGTCCTCGCGCGGCAACCACAGCGCGGTGTCGAGGGTGACCGAGTCGAGCGCCCACTCGGTCGTGCCGTTGAAGCCGAGCAACGGCTGACCCTTGAAGGTGTGCACGTCGATCGTCAGGTGGCTGATCCAGAACACCTCGCCGACCACGTTGGGCTGGTCGATGGTGAACCGGTCTCCGGGCGCGGGCTCCCACAGCACGCCGCCCTGGTTGAGGCGCCTCGACAGCTCCACCGAGATCATGCGTCGAGCCTACGTGCCCGTTCCCCCGCCCACCCGGCGTAGGCTGGCAGCGCGCGTCAGGGCGCAACCGGTCCGCGGAGAGGGCAGAGCCCACCTGAGCAACACCGGAGCAGACCCACCTCGTCCACCTCCTTCGCCTGGCGCCGCGGACCGCCGGGCTGCGAAGGAGGCCGACATGGCCGATGCACCGCTCTCCCTGCCCGACGACCCTGATCTCGGCTGGCTCCGCAAGCGGGCCAAGGACCTCCGCCGCGACCACCCCGAGTGGAAGCTGGCCGACGCCCAGCGCGTTCTCGCGCGTCGGTTCGGCTACCCGAGCTGGCCGGCGCTGAAGAGGTACGTCGAGCTGGTGCGCTCGTACCGCCGGGCGCCCGACCTGGTGCCTGAGCAGGACGACCCGCGGGACGAGTTCCTCCGGCTGGGCAGCCTGACCTACGGTGCCGACGACCCTGCGCGCTGGGCCGCGGCGGCCGCGATGCAGGTGCCCGTCGACACCGTCCACGTCGCCGCCTCGCGCGCAGACGTGGCTGCCCTGCGTCGGCTGCTCGTCGACGGCTCGGCGACCCGGGAGGGTGGCCCGTTCGCGTGGGCCCCGCTCGCCTACCTCGCGTATGCCCGGCACGACCCGCACGTCACCGAGGCTCAGGTGCTCGGGAGCGCGCGACTGCTCCTCGAGCACGGGGCGGACCCCGACACGGGATACCTGTGGCACGGGCTGCCGAGCCCGTTCACCGCCCTGACCGGGTGCTTCGGCAGGGGCGAGGGCGACCAGCCGCCGCACCCCCACGGCCCCGCACTGGCTCGCACCCTGCTGGAAGCGGGCGCCGACCCCAACGACGCCCAGACCCTCTACAACCGGCAGTTCCGACGCGACGACAGCCACTTGGAGCTGCTCTTCGAGTTCGGTCTCGGCACCGGCGACGGAGGCCCCTGGCGACGCCGGCTCGGTCGCGCGGCCATGTCGCCCGCCGAGATGCTCGGACGCCAGCTCGGGTGGGCTGCCGTGCACGGCATGGACGAGCGCGTCGCGCTCCTCGTGGCCCACGGGGTCGACCCGGCCATCCCCGTGACGATGTATGGCGTGCAGGCCGGATCTGCTCATGCCGCAGCGCTCGCGGCGGGTCACGTCACCACCGCGGAGCTGCTGGCCAGCCTGGGCGCAGACGCCACGAGCTCACCCGAGGAGCGGGTGGTCGCCGCAGTCCTCGCCGGCACGAACCCTGACCCGGCCCTCGTGCAGGGCGCGATCCGAGAACGGCCGGGGCTGGTCGCGTGGGCCGCCCACCACGGCAACCACGCCGCTGTGCGCCGCGCGGTCGAGCTGGGCTGGGACGTCGACCGTCGGGCGCGCACCGACGTGCCGTCGGACCAGCCGTGGGAGACCGGGCTGCACGCCGCCGCCGGGCAGGGCGACCGCGAGATGGTGCAGCTGTTGCTCGAGCTCGGTGCCGACCCCGACGTCACCGACACGCGGTTCGGGGGCACGCCCGCCGACTGGGCCGAGCACTTCGGTCACGTCGACCTGGCCGCGCACCTCCGCGAGGCCGGCCGCCGTGGGTGACCACGCGGCATACCCAGCGCGTGGCCTTGCCAGCCGAAGGTCGCTGATCTGGTCGT contains the following coding sequences:
- the xylA gene encoding xylose isomerase, giving the protein MTDFTPTRDDHFSFGLWTVGWQGVDVFGGAVRPPLDPAEAVHRLSDLGAWGITFHDDDVMPFGASTQERLDHLTPFRKALADTGLTVPMVTTNLFSHPVFRDGGFTNNDRDVRRFAISKVADNIDLAVELGARTFVAWGGREGAESGAAKDVRAALDRYKEAFDILGDYVLAQGYDLQFALEPKPNEPRGDILLPTIGHALAFINELEHPELVGLNPEVGHEEMAGLNYAHGIAQALWHGKLFHLDLNGQHGPRFDQDLRFGAGNARGAFWTVDVVEHGGYHGPRHFDFKPPRTEDMDGVWASAAGCMRNYLILKEKSRAFRADPEVQAALAAARLDQLATPTVGAGESLAELRADTSESFDPEQAAARGMAFEHLDQLALEHLYGVR
- a CDS encoding ankyrin repeat domain-containing protein; the protein is MADAPLSLPDDPDLGWLRKRAKDLRRDHPEWKLADAQRVLARRFGYPSWPALKRYVELVRSYRRAPDLVPEQDDPRDEFLRLGSLTYGADDPARWAAAAAMQVPVDTVHVAASRADVAALRRLLVDGSATREGGPFAWAPLAYLAYARHDPHVTEAQVLGSARLLLEHGADPDTGYLWHGLPSPFTALTGCFGRGEGDQPPHPHGPALARTLLEAGADPNDAQTLYNRQFRRDDSHLELLFEFGLGTGDGGPWRRRLGRAAMSPAEMLGRQLGWAAVHGMDERVALLVAHGVDPAIPVTMYGVQAGSAHAAALAAGHVTTAELLASLGADATSSPEERVVAAVLAGTNPDPALVQGAIRERPGLVAWAAHHGNHAAVRRAVELGWDVDRRARTDVPSDQPWETGLHAAAGQGDREMVQLLLELGADPDVTDTRFGGTPADWAEHFGHVDLAAHLREAGRRG